Proteins from a genomic interval of Shumkonia mesophila:
- a CDS encoding methyl-accepting chemotaxis protein: protein MWEKLKISQRIMLIVGGTAVGIAAVGSFGLYEIRHTLMEDRKVKTEHVVQVVGALAGHYHALQKSGALSPEAAQKAALGEISSLRYGSGEYFAVQSYDNVMLMHPIKPELNGKSLAGTKGPDGQLIFDILVRLGKENGGGFVEYLWPKPGASKPVPKISYVTPFAPWQWVISSGIYVDDVTDVFMRDLAIVGSVSLLILLLIVGGSLVISRSITRPLSHVAANMQQLAKGDVSVTVEGTDRGDEVGGMARAVQVFKDNKIEADRLAEEQRRQEQERAARAKRIEDLCKAFDATSSEAVRSVAAAATEMQSSSESMSATAEEATRQATAVAAASEQASANVQTVASAAEELSSSVSEIGRQVIQASQIASAAVTEAEQTNVKVQGLAAAAQKIGEVVALITDIAEQTNLLALNATIEAARAGDAGKGFAVVASEVKNLANQTAKATDEIGAQITGIQSATQEAVSAIESITKTISKINEVNSGVASAVEEQGAATQEIARNVEQAAAGTQEVSANIGGVSAAANDTGAAATQIQSTAADLSRQSETLRAEVDKFLAGVRAA from the coding sequence ATGTGGGAAAAGCTGAAGATTAGCCAAAGAATTATGCTCATCGTCGGGGGAACGGCCGTCGGTATCGCCGCCGTGGGGAGCTTCGGTCTTTACGAAATCCGCCACACCCTGATGGAGGATCGCAAGGTCAAGACGGAACACGTCGTCCAGGTCGTCGGAGCCCTGGCCGGCCATTACCATGCATTGCAGAAATCGGGAGCCCTCTCCCCCGAGGCGGCGCAAAAAGCCGCCCTCGGTGAAATCAGCAGCCTGCGCTATGGGAGCGGCGAATACTTCGCCGTCCAGTCCTATGACAACGTGATGCTGATGCATCCGATCAAGCCGGAACTGAACGGCAAGTCGTTGGCTGGGACGAAGGGGCCCGACGGCCAGTTGATCTTCGACATCCTGGTCCGCCTGGGCAAGGAGAATGGCGGCGGCTTCGTCGAATACCTGTGGCCCAAACCGGGAGCCTCCAAGCCGGTGCCCAAGATCTCCTATGTCACGCCCTTCGCCCCCTGGCAGTGGGTCATTTCGTCGGGCATCTACGTCGACGACGTCACCGACGTCTTCATGCGGGACCTGGCCATCGTCGGCTCGGTATCGCTGCTCATCCTGCTTTTGATCGTCGGCGGCTCCCTGGTCATCAGCCGGAGCATCACGCGACCCCTTTCCCACGTCGCCGCCAACATGCAGCAACTGGCCAAGGGCGACGTCAGCGTGACCGTCGAAGGAACGGATCGTGGCGACGAGGTCGGAGGCATGGCCCGCGCGGTGCAGGTCTTCAAGGACAACAAGATCGAGGCCGACCGTCTGGCCGAAGAGCAGCGGCGCCAGGAGCAGGAACGGGCGGCCCGGGCCAAGCGCATCGAGGATTTGTGCAAGGCCTTCGACGCCACCTCGTCGGAAGCCGTGAGGTCGGTGGCGGCGGCGGCGACCGAAATGCAGTCCTCTTCGGAATCCATGAGCGCGACGGCCGAGGAGGCCACCCGTCAGGCCACCGCCGTGGCGGCGGCTTCCGAGCAGGCCTCGGCCAACGTGCAGACCGTCGCCTCGGCGGCCGAGGAACTGTCGAGCTCCGTCTCGGAGATCGGCCGCCAAGTGATCCAGGCGTCCCAGATCGCCTCGGCCGCGGTGACCGAGGCCGAGCAGACCAACGTCAAGGTCCAGGGGCTCGCTGCGGCCGCCCAGAAGATCGGCGAAGTGGTGGCGCTGATCACCGACATCGCCGAGCAGACCAACCTTTTGGCCTTGAACGCCACCATCGAGGCGGCCCGGGCCGGCGATGCCGGCAAGGGTTTTGCCGTGGTGGCTTCCGAGGTCAAGAACTTGGCCAACCAGACGGCCAAGGCGACAGACGAGATCGGGGCCCAGATCACCGGCATCCAGTCGGCGACCCAGGAAGCCGTTTCGGCCATCGAGTCGATCACCAAGACCATCTCCAAGATCAACGAGGTCAACTCGGGTGTCGCCTCGGCGGTCGAGGAGCAGGGCGCGGCGACGCAGGAGATCGCGCGCAACGTCGAGCAGGCGGCGGCGGGCACCCAGGAGGTGTCGGCCAACATCGGCGGCGTGAGTGCGGCGGCCAATGACACGGGCGCCGCGGCCACCCAGATCCAGTCGACGGCGGCCGACCTGTCGCGCCAATCCGAAACGCTGCGCGCCGAGGTCGACAAGTTCCTGGCCGGCGTGCGAGCCGCCTGA
- a CDS encoding methyl-accepting chemotaxis protein gives MTLAVKSISLRIVLGLGTLVIVSSAISIGVGIYQMRGLAATAENRELRGYLETLKSAIAAETSKAETLAALVAHLPPAQDMLAKRDREGLTKLFLPAFEALKKNYAVTQFHFHLPPATSLLRLHGLDKFGDDMSAERLTVLATNTNKSPTVGLETGAGGLGVRGVVPVSQGGKHVGSLEFGTSFGQAFFDSFKARFSVDAALYIRDKGGFKAFATTLGKADIVGRDQIDAAFAGNPTVVRSDLNGIPTSIVAGPVTDFSGKTIGVAIIARNVDDYVTALSRSRNTSLLLGGLVLVVGVLVAVAMGRRLSAPIRLMTAAMGQLAEGDLEVAIPAAGRADEIGRMAKAVQVFKDNAIDKVRLEAEQAEREKQAEAEKQATMVKLAGQFEAAVGAVVDQVSSAATEMLSSSEAMSATAEETTRQASAVAAASEQASANVETVASAAEELSSSISEISRQVTQASQIAAAAVTEAEKTNVKVQGLAQAANKIGEVVALITDIAEQTNLLALNATIEAARAGDAGKGFAVVASEVKNLANQTAKATDEIGAQITGIQSATREAVAAIEEITRTISKINEVNSGVASAVEEQGAATQEIARNVEQASAGTQEVSSNIAGVSAAANETGAAAGQINRAAGELSRQSETLRAEVDKFLANVRAA, from the coding sequence ATGACGCTGGCCGTCAAATCCATTTCTCTGCGAATCGTTTTGGGGCTGGGGACTCTGGTCATCGTTTCATCGGCGATCAGCATCGGCGTCGGCATCTATCAAATGCGTGGCCTGGCGGCGACGGCCGAAAATCGCGAACTCCGGGGGTATTTGGAAACCCTCAAGAGCGCCATCGCCGCCGAGACGTCGAAGGCCGAAACCCTGGCCGCGCTGGTCGCCCACCTGCCGCCGGCCCAGGATATGCTCGCCAAGCGCGATCGGGAGGGGCTGACCAAGCTTTTCCTGCCGGCTTTCGAGGCGTTGAAGAAGAATTACGCCGTCACCCAGTTCCACTTCCATCTGCCCCCGGCGACATCCCTGCTCAGGCTTCACGGACTGGACAAGTTCGGCGACGACATGTCGGCCGAGCGCTTGACGGTCCTCGCCACCAACACCAACAAATCGCCGACGGTCGGGCTGGAAACGGGCGCCGGCGGCCTGGGCGTGCGCGGCGTCGTGCCCGTATCCCAGGGCGGGAAGCATGTCGGGTCGCTTGAATTCGGCACCTCGTTCGGACAAGCCTTCTTCGATTCCTTCAAGGCGCGTTTCAGCGTCGACGCCGCGCTCTACATCCGCGACAAGGGCGGCTTCAAGGCCTTCGCGACGACGCTCGGCAAGGCCGATATCGTCGGCCGGGACCAGATCGATGCCGCTTTCGCCGGCAACCCCACGGTCGTGAGGAGCGACCTGAACGGCATTCCAACCAGTATCGTCGCCGGCCCGGTCACGGACTTTTCCGGCAAGACCATCGGCGTGGCAATCATCGCCCGGAACGTCGACGACTACGTCACAGCCCTGAGCCGGTCGAGAAACACGTCCCTTCTTCTCGGCGGGCTGGTTTTGGTCGTCGGCGTATTGGTCGCGGTAGCCATGGGCCGCCGTCTTTCGGCGCCGATCCGCCTGATGACCGCCGCCATGGGCCAACTCGCCGAAGGCGATCTGGAGGTGGCCATTCCGGCCGCCGGCCGGGCCGACGAAATCGGCCGCATGGCAAAGGCCGTCCAGGTGTTCAAGGACAACGCCATCGACAAGGTGCGCCTGGAGGCCGAACAGGCCGAACGGGAAAAACAGGCCGAGGCGGAAAAACAGGCGACGATGGTGAAACTGGCCGGGCAATTCGAAGCGGCGGTCGGCGCCGTGGTCGATCAGGTCTCGTCGGCGGCGACCGAGATGCTGTCCTCTTCCGAGGCGATGAGCGCGACGGCCGAAGAGACGACGCGCCAGGCCTCGGCCGTGGCGGCGGCCTCGGAACAGGCCTCGGCCAACGTCGAGACGGTGGCTTCCGCCGCCGAGGAACTGTCCTCCTCGATTTCCGAGATCAGCCGGCAGGTGACCCAGGCGTCTCAAATCGCCGCCGCGGCAGTGACCGAAGCCGAGAAGACCAACGTCAAGGTGCAAGGGCTGGCCCAGGCCGCCAACAAGATCGGCGAAGTGGTGGCCCTGATCACCGATATCGCCGAGCAGACCAACCTGCTGGCCTTGAACGCCACCATCGAGGCGGCCCGGGCCGGCGACGCCGGCAAGGGCTTCGCCGTGGTCGCTTCCGAGGTCAAGAACCTGGCCAACCAGACAGCCAAGGCGACCGACGAGATCGGCGCCCAGATCACCGGCATCCAGTCGGCCACCCGGGAAGCCGTGGCGGCAATCGAGGAGATCACCCGCACGATCTCGAAGATCAACGAGGTCAACTCGGGGGTTGCCTCGGCGGTCGAGGAGCAGGGCGCCGCCACCCAGGAGATCGCGCGCAACGTCGAGCAGGCGTCGGCGGGCACCCAGGAGGTCAGCTCCAACATTGCGGGCGTGAGCGCGGCCGCCAACGAAACCGGCGCCGCCGCCGGCCAGATCAACCGCGCGGCCGGCGAGTTGTCGCGCCAATCCGAAACGCTTCGCGCCGAGGTCGACAAGTTCCTGGCCAACGTGCGCGCCGCCTGA
- a CDS encoding methyl-accepting chemotaxis protein — translation MLGYGLILLLAIMATVGAGVYQTRDLVTTAEQRELKGYFENLKGAIAAQSSLAETLSTLVANLPSAQDMFARGDRDGLTRLFLPANDILKKDYGVEQFQFHLPPATSFLRLHMPAKFGDDLSSFRQTVLDANSKKAPIVGLEHGVGGLGVRGVVPVSHDGKHIGSVEFGMSFGAAFFETFKKQFSVDAALYVQAKDGFKPFASTLGKTQVIGQEGLKAAFSGTPVVLRVDLDGVPTSVFAGPVSDFTGKTVGVAVIAKDVEDYVAAMNASLMTALAIGGLVLAIGLAVAGVIGHRIANPIRRMTEAMGRLAAGDLKADIPAQDRRDEIGRMAEAVAVFKENAIEKGRLEAEQEERDRQAEAEKRAAMLKLADTFEASVGHVVGQVSSAATEMQSSSESMSATAEETTRQAAAVAAASEQASTNVQTVASAAEELSSSISEISRQVTQASQIASAAVTEAEQTNIKVQGLAQAANKIGEVVALITDIAEQTNLLALNATIEAARAGDAGKGFAVVASEVKNLANQTAKATDEIGAQISGIQSATQEAVSAINSITKTISKINEVNSGVASAVEEQGAATQEIARNVEQASAGTQEVSANIGGVSQAANETGAAAGQINRAAGELSRQSETLRAEVDKFLAGVRAA, via the coding sequence ATGCTCGGCTACGGCCTGATCCTTCTTCTGGCCATCATGGCCACCGTCGGGGCCGGCGTTTACCAAACGCGCGATCTGGTGACGACCGCCGAGCAGCGCGAGCTCAAGGGCTATTTCGAGAACCTCAAAGGGGCCATCGCCGCCCAGTCGTCGTTGGCGGAAACCCTCAGCACCCTGGTCGCCAACCTCCCCTCCGCCCAGGACATGTTCGCGCGCGGCGATCGCGACGGCCTGACCCGATTGTTTCTGCCCGCGAACGATATCCTGAAGAAGGATTACGGCGTCGAACAGTTCCAGTTCCACCTGCCGCCCGCCACATCCTTCCTCAGACTTCATATGCCGGCGAAATTCGGCGACGACCTTTCGTCCTTCCGCCAGACCGTCCTCGACGCCAATTCGAAAAAGGCCCCGATCGTCGGCCTGGAACACGGCGTGGGCGGGCTGGGCGTACGCGGCGTGGTGCCGGTTTCCCACGATGGCAAGCACATCGGCTCGGTCGAATTCGGCATGTCGTTCGGCGCCGCCTTCTTCGAAACCTTCAAGAAGCAATTCAGCGTCGACGCGGCCCTGTACGTTCAGGCCAAGGACGGATTCAAGCCGTTCGCCAGCACCCTGGGCAAAACCCAGGTCATCGGCCAGGAGGGGCTGAAGGCCGCCTTCTCGGGAACCCCCGTCGTCCTTCGCGTCGATCTAGACGGCGTGCCCACCAGCGTCTTTGCCGGTCCGGTTTCCGACTTCACCGGCAAGACGGTCGGGGTCGCCGTCATTGCCAAGGATGTCGAGGACTACGTCGCGGCAATGAACGCTTCGCTGATGACGGCGCTGGCCATCGGTGGCCTGGTCCTGGCCATCGGCCTGGCGGTCGCCGGCGTGATCGGCCACCGCATCGCCAATCCGATTCGCCGGATGACCGAGGCCATGGGCCGGCTGGCCGCAGGCGATCTGAAGGCCGACATCCCCGCCCAGGACCGCCGTGACGAAATCGGCCGCATGGCCGAGGCTGTTGCCGTGTTCAAGGAGAACGCCATCGAGAAGGGGCGTCTCGAGGCGGAACAGGAAGAGAGGGACCGTCAGGCCGAGGCGGAAAAGCGGGCGGCCATGCTGAAACTGGCCGATACCTTCGAGGCCTCGGTCGGTCATGTCGTCGGCCAGGTGTCATCGGCAGCAACCGAGATGCAATCCTCCTCCGAATCGATGAGTGCGACGGCCGAAGAGACGACGCGCCAAGCGGCCGCGGTGGCCGCCGCCTCCGAACAGGCTTCGACCAACGTGCAGACGGTGGCCTCGGCGGCCGAGGAGCTGTCGTCCTCGATTTCCGAGATCAGCCGCCAGGTGACCCAGGCCTCGCAAATCGCCTCGGCCGCAGTGACCGAGGCCGAGCAGACCAACATCAAGGTGCAAGGATTGGCCCAGGCGGCCAACAAGATCGGGGAAGTGGTGGCCTTGATCACCGACATCGCCGAGCAGACCAACCTGCTGGCGCTCAACGCCACCATCGAGGCGGCCCGGGCCGGCGACGCCGGCAAGGGTTTTGCGGTGGTTGCTTCCGAGGTCAAGAACCTGGCCAACCAGACGGCCAAGGCGACCGACGAGATCGGCGCCCAGATATCGGGCATCCAGTCGGCGACGCAGGAGGCGGTCTCGGCCATCAACTCGATCACCAAGACGATCTCGAAAATCAACGAAGTCAACTCGGGGGTCGCCTCGGCGGTCGAAGAGCAGGGCGCGGCGACGCAGGAAATCGCGCGCAACGTCGAGCAGGCATCGGCGGGCACCCAGGAGGTTTCGGCCAATATCGGCGGCGTCAGCCAGGCAGCCAACGAGACGGGCGCGGCAGCCGGGCAGATCAATCGCGCGGCCGGCGAATTGTCGCGCCAATCCGAAACGCTTCGCGCCGAGGTCGACAAGTTCCTGGCCGGCGTGCGCGCCGCCTGA
- a CDS encoding methyl-accepting chemotaxis protein, whose protein sequence is MLGYGVVLLLPLAANTAMADWQTMTFVIDGLVLVVGLAVAGIVGHRIAGPLRQMAGAMDRLAAGDLAIDIPAQGRGDEIGHMAAALKVFRECAVHARHAAADREAAERRREHEKKQELLSILHGMVGAGVRSNQTVMRLARMRKEVTEAKNQAQSMAAAVEELVASIHQISQTSDDATSDAKGAGDAAGQGVSSSTQAVTSMRQIVAAVEHATAEVNTLAEESEKIGEIVSQIEDIAGQTNLLALNATIEAARAGEAGKGFAVVASEVKNLANQTARSTEDIRTRIESLRGKMDGIVSSMNRGSEAVSQGREVVTAMGGQLEDIAAQVNNVTLKMAEISGILTQQTAAANDVSQGTGRIADVSAVNDDQIEAILAGMDELNTLLTEQIGGFASLGMDRAIVEIAKNDHILFVKRIVATLVGREKVRADELPDHHNCRLGKWYDAVKNPLISKSPAFAALLEPHKRVHEFGKEVLRKFHGGDHDGALAAIDQLRQSSEEVLGLLDRLAKAVAEHEEVEFAAA, encoded by the coding sequence ATGCTTGGCTACGGCGTGGTCCTGCTCCTTCCCCTCGCCGCCAACACGGCAATGGCCGATTGGCAAACCATGACATTCGTCATTGACGGCCTGGTCCTGGTCGTCGGCCTGGCCGTCGCCGGCATCGTCGGCCATCGCATCGCCGGCCCGCTCCGCCAGATGGCCGGCGCCATGGACCGGCTGGCCGCGGGCGATCTCGCGATCGACATTCCCGCCCAAGGCCGCGGCGACGAGATCGGCCACATGGCCGCCGCGCTTAAGGTCTTCCGCGAGTGCGCCGTTCACGCCCGTCATGCCGCCGCCGACCGCGAAGCGGCCGAGCGCCGGCGCGAGCACGAAAAGAAGCAGGAACTGCTGTCGATCCTGCATGGCATGGTCGGCGCCGGGGTGCGCAGCAACCAGACCGTCATGCGCCTGGCCCGCATGCGCAAGGAGGTGACCGAGGCCAAGAACCAAGCCCAGTCGATGGCGGCGGCGGTCGAGGAACTGGTGGCCTCGATTCACCAGATCTCGCAGACCAGCGACGACGCCACCAGCGACGCCAAGGGCGCCGGCGATGCCGCCGGCCAGGGTGTCTCGTCGTCGACCCAGGCCGTCACCTCCATGCGCCAGATCGTCGCCGCCGTCGAGCATGCCACCGCCGAGGTCAATACCCTGGCCGAGGAGTCCGAAAAGATCGGTGAGATCGTCTCGCAGATCGAAGACATCGCCGGGCAGACCAACCTCCTGGCCTTGAACGCCACCATCGAGGCGGCCCGCGCCGGCGAGGCCGGCAAGGGCTTCGCGGTGGTCGCCTCCGAAGTCAAGAACCTGGCCAACCAGACGGCCCGCTCGACCGAGGACATCCGCACCCGCATCGAAAGCCTTCGCGGCAAGATGGACGGCATCGTGTCCTCGATGAACCGCGGCTCCGAAGCCGTTTCCCAGGGCCGCGAGGTGGTGACGGCGATGGGCGGACAATTGGAGGACATCGCCGCCCAGGTCAACAACGTCACCCTCAAGATGGCCGAGATTTCCGGCATCCTCACCCAGCAGACGGCGGCGGCCAACGACGTTTCCCAGGGAACCGGCCGCATCGCCGACGTGTCGGCGGTCAATGACGACCAGATCGAGGCCATCCTTGCCGGGATGGACGAACTGAACACCCTGCTCACCGAACAGATCGGCGGCTTCGCCAGCCTGGGCATGGACCGCGCCATCGTCGAGATCGCCAAGAACGATCACATCCTGTTCGTCAAGCGCATTGTCGCCACTCTGGTCGGCCGCGAGAAGGTTCGGGCCGATGAACTCCCCGACCATCACAACTGCCGGCTCGGCAAATGGTACGACGCCGTCAAGAACCCGCTGATCAGCAAGAGCCCAGCCTTCGCGGCGCTGCTGGAGCCCCACAAGCGGGTCCATGAGTTCGGCAAAGAGGTGTTGCGCAAGTTCCACGGTGGCGACCACGATGGCGCGCTGGCCGCCATCGACCAGCTCCGCCAATCGTCGGAAGAGGTCCTGGGTCTTCTGGATCGCCTGGCCAAGGCGGTGGCCGAGCACGAAGAGGTGGAATTCGCCGCCGCCTGA